One genomic region from Streptomyces sp. NBC_00457 encodes:
- a CDS encoding potassium-transporting ATPase subunit C, with protein MNNSVTNTARLLGAGLRALLVLTVLTGILYPLAVTGVAQALFNDKANGSEITADGKVVGSSLIGQQGYSLDYFQPRPANGLGENSVNTQYKLILSGATNRSGDNPELIKWVKEAQAKVVKDNSTADYKVKPSDVPADAVTSSASGLDPDISPAYADLQVHRVAERNGLSAGQVQKLVDQHTEGRTLGFMGEPRVNVLELNIALKELTKGN; from the coding sequence ATGAACAACTCGGTCACGAACACAGCCCGGTTGCTCGGGGCGGGCCTGCGCGCGCTGCTGGTGTTGACCGTGCTCACCGGCATCCTCTATCCGCTCGCGGTCACCGGTGTGGCCCAGGCGCTGTTCAACGACAAGGCGAACGGCTCGGAGATCACGGCGGACGGAAAGGTCGTCGGCTCGTCCCTGATCGGGCAACAGGGCTACAGCCTGGACTACTTCCAGCCGCGACCCGCCAATGGACTGGGCGAGAACTCGGTCAACACCCAGTACAAGCTGATCCTTTCGGGCGCGACCAACCGCTCCGGCGACAACCCCGAACTCATCAAATGGGTCAAGGAAGCCCAGGCCAAGGTCGTCAAGGACAACTCGACGGCCGACTACAAGGTGAAGCCGTCCGACGTACCCGCCGACGCGGTCACGTCCTCCGCCTCGGGCCTGGACCCGGACATCTCGCCCGCCTACGCCGACCTCCAGGTGCACCGGGTCGCCGAGCGCAACGGCCTGTCCGCCGGCCAGGTCCAGAAGCTCGTCGATCAGCACACCGAGGGCCGCACCCTCGGCTTCATGGGTGAGCCCCGGGTGAACGTCCTCGAACTCAACATCGCTCTCAAGGAACTGACCAAGGGCAACTGA
- a CDS encoding response regulator transcription factor has translation MTRVLVVEDDPQLVRALVINMQARRYGVDAAPDGATALRLAAAHRPDVMVLDLGLPDMDGVDVIKAVRGWTRVPILVLSARQGSDEKVAALDAGADDYITKPFSMDELLARLRAAVRRTEEAPLTAETTRVTTDEFTIDLLAKKAVRGGRDVRLTPTEWHLLEILVTHPGRLVTQKYLLQEVWGVSQRNKTNYLRVYMAQLRRKLEADPSHPRYLITEPGMGYRFEG, from the coding sequence ATGACCCGAGTGCTGGTCGTGGAAGACGACCCACAGCTCGTACGGGCACTCGTGATCAACATGCAGGCACGCCGGTACGGAGTGGACGCGGCGCCCGACGGCGCCACGGCCCTCCGGCTGGCGGCCGCGCACCGGCCGGACGTGATGGTGCTCGACCTCGGCCTGCCCGACATGGACGGGGTCGACGTCATCAAGGCCGTGCGCGGCTGGACCCGTGTGCCGATCCTGGTGCTGTCGGCCCGCCAGGGGTCCGACGAGAAGGTCGCCGCGCTCGACGCGGGCGCCGACGACTACATCACCAAGCCCTTCAGCATGGACGAGCTGCTTGCCCGGCTGCGGGCCGCCGTTCGCCGCACCGAGGAGGCACCGCTCACCGCCGAGACGACACGGGTCACGACCGACGAGTTCACCATCGATCTGCTCGCCAAGAAGGCCGTACGCGGCGGGCGCGACGTGCGCCTGACGCCGACCGAATGGCATCTGCTGGAGATCCTGGTCACCCACCCCGGCCGCCTCGTCACGCAGAAGTACCTCCTCCAGGAGGTCTGGGGGGTGTCCCAGCGCAACAAGACCAACTATCTGCGCGTCTACATGGCCCAGCTGCGCCGCAAGTTGGAGGCGGACCCCTCGCACCCCCGCTACCTCATCACCGAACCGGGCATGGGTTACCGCTTCGAAGGATGA
- a CDS encoding extracellular solute-binding protein, producing the protein MGDRALSRRGFLAASAAAGLGMTALSGCGGDSDGGSSGTTTVEWWNISTTQPAKDVWAGLAKKFEAQNPKVKIKIVQLENDAYKSKMTALTASGKLPDIFHTWGGGVLKQQVDAGLVEDLTDRTKPWSDGLLSAAKKPYLLDDRLYGIPFDIGMIGFWYNKALFKQAGIATPPTTWSGFLDAVGKLKSAGITPLALAGKETWTGMYYWAYLAMRTAGAGALEKANDDKDFTGAEFVQAGQHLKELVDLQPFQRGFLGAAYSSPTGQAAAVGNGKSAMELMGQWAPVVQADAGKGLGDDLGFFPFPEVEGGKGAITEVFGGGGGHALRQGAPQAAVDFLEFFASEVTDLELVKKTGAIPVVPAAEKALTDPNLKAVQAQLKGSTGFQLYLDQAYAPALGQEVNDSVGALIAGSKSPEQVTESITQTAKEEQ; encoded by the coding sequence ATGGGCGACCGGGCACTGTCCCGCCGCGGCTTCCTGGCGGCCTCCGCCGCGGCCGGTCTGGGCATGACGGCATTGAGCGGCTGTGGCGGCGACTCGGACGGAGGATCCTCGGGGACGACGACGGTCGAGTGGTGGAACATCTCCACCACTCAGCCGGCGAAGGATGTCTGGGCCGGCCTCGCGAAGAAGTTCGAGGCCCAGAACCCCAAGGTCAAGATAAAGATCGTCCAGTTGGAGAACGACGCCTACAAATCGAAGATGACGGCGCTGACTGCCTCCGGGAAGCTGCCGGACATCTTCCACACGTGGGGCGGCGGCGTCCTGAAGCAGCAGGTCGACGCCGGGCTCGTCGAGGACCTCACGGACCGCACGAAGCCGTGGTCCGACGGTCTGCTGTCGGCCGCGAAGAAGCCGTATCTGCTGGACGACCGGCTGTACGGCATCCCGTTCGACATCGGCATGATCGGTTTCTGGTACAACAAGGCGCTGTTCAAGCAGGCCGGAATCGCCACGCCGCCCACCACCTGGAGCGGCTTCCTCGACGCGGTCGGCAAGCTGAAGTCCGCCGGCATCACCCCCCTCGCCCTCGCGGGCAAGGAGACGTGGACCGGCATGTACTACTGGGCGTACCTGGCGATGCGCACCGCGGGCGCCGGCGCGCTGGAAAAGGCCAACGACGACAAGGACTTCACCGGCGCCGAGTTCGTGCAGGCCGGACAGCATCTCAAGGAACTCGTCGATCTCCAGCCGTTCCAGAGGGGGTTCCTCGGCGCCGCCTACTCCAGCCCCACCGGCCAGGCCGCCGCCGTCGGCAACGGCAAGTCGGCGATGGAACTCATGGGCCAGTGGGCGCCGGTGGTCCAGGCGGACGCGGGCAAGGGCCTCGGCGACGACCTCGGGTTCTTCCCGTTCCCGGAGGTCGAGGGCGGCAAGGGCGCCATCACCGAGGTGTTCGGCGGGGGCGGCGGACACGCCCTGCGGCAGGGCGCTCCGCAGGCCGCCGTCGACTTCCTGGAGTTCTTCGCCTCCGAGGTGACGGACCTGGAACTGGTCAAGAAGACCGGCGCCATTCCGGTGGTGCCCGCCGCCGAGAAGGCCCTCACCGACCCCAACCTCAAGGCCGTACAGGCGCAGTTGAAGGGCTCCACCGGCTTCCAGCTCTACCTGGACCAGGCGTACGCACCCGCGCTCGGCCAGGAGGTCAACGACAGTGTGGGCGCGCTGATCGCCGGTTCCAAGTCGCCCGAGCAGGTCACCGAGTCGATCACACAGACCGCGAAGGAAGAGCAGTAG
- a CDS encoding carbohydrate ABC transporter permease produces MTSTFLPDKRTGADAETPPPAVRAGRGRARRRTLNWLTAVGFQLPALVLFLVLVLLPILFALYAAFFRWGGFGMPSDYVGVDNFTRLFDDPVFLGDLWRCLVLVLLSLAIQLPFALAMAVLLNQRIRGRAVYRMLFFAPYVLSEAITGILFAMIFAPDDGLADQVLGSVGLDGLGGTWFADPSTVMATLFLVMTWKYFGFHMMLYLAGLQSIPAELTEAALIDGASPWQRFRNVTLPLLAPTLRISVFLSVIGAIQLFDLVWVTTAGGPDHHSETMAVTMFQYGFKRYQVGYASAISVVMFGISLVFALAYQRFVLRRDLEGATTTMRGGQK; encoded by the coding sequence ATGACCTCCACGTTCCTTCCGGACAAGCGGACCGGCGCCGACGCCGAGACCCCGCCCCCGGCAGTCAGGGCAGGCCGGGGGCGGGCCCGGCGGCGGACGCTGAACTGGCTCACCGCGGTCGGCTTCCAACTGCCCGCGCTGGTGCTGTTCCTGGTGCTGGTCCTGCTGCCGATCCTGTTCGCCCTGTACGCCGCCTTCTTCCGGTGGGGCGGCTTCGGCATGCCCTCCGACTACGTCGGCGTCGACAACTTCACCCGGCTCTTCGACGACCCGGTCTTCCTGGGCGACCTGTGGCGCTGCCTCGTCCTGGTCCTGCTGTCGCTCGCCATACAACTGCCGTTCGCGCTCGCCATGGCCGTCCTGCTGAACCAGCGGATCCGCGGCCGGGCCGTGTACCGGATGCTGTTCTTCGCGCCGTACGTCCTGTCCGAGGCCATCACCGGCATCCTGTTCGCGATGATCTTCGCCCCGGACGACGGTCTCGCCGACCAGGTCCTGGGCAGCGTGGGCCTGGACGGGCTCGGCGGGACCTGGTTCGCGGACCCCTCCACCGTGATGGCGACCCTGTTCCTCGTCATGACCTGGAAGTACTTCGGCTTCCACATGATGCTCTACCTGGCCGGACTCCAGTCCATCCCGGCCGAGTTGACGGAGGCGGCGCTCATCGACGGCGCGAGCCCCTGGCAGCGCTTCCGCAACGTCACCCTGCCGCTGCTCGCGCCCACCCTGCGCATCAGCGTCTTCCTGTCCGTCATCGGCGCCATCCAGCTCTTCGACCTGGTGTGGGTGACCACCGCGGGCGGCCCCGACCATCACTCCGAGACCATGGCCGTGACCATGTTCCAGTACGGCTTCAAGCGCTACCAGGTCGGCTATGCCAGCGCGATCAGCGTGGTCATGTTCGGCATCAGTCTCGTCTTCGCCCTCGCCTACCAGAGGTTCGTGCTCCGCCGCGACCTCGAAGGGGCGACCACGACCATGCGGGGAGGCCAGAAGTGA
- a CDS encoding carbohydrate ABC transporter permease: protein MGIPLLYAVISGFKSTDELSRNPIGLPESWVTSNYTDILGSGSFWRLVGSSTFIAIGTTVLVVAVSALAAFSFARFSFRGREFLFTLFTMGLMFPFAVAALPLFLLLRSLGLLDNPLGVILPQAAFGLPMTIIILRGFFREIPGELEEAATLDGCTPLGFFWRVLLPMARPALGTVSVLAVVTSWNNFFLPLLVFTDSTWWTIPIGVQQFQGQYSAEYARVFAYLVLAMVPALAFYSVAERQLVGGLTAGATKG from the coding sequence ATGGGCATACCGCTGCTCTACGCGGTCATCTCCGGCTTCAAGTCCACCGACGAGCTCTCCCGGAACCCGATCGGGCTGCCCGAGTCGTGGGTGACCTCCAACTACACCGACATCCTCGGCTCCGGTTCCTTCTGGCGGCTGGTCGGCAGCAGCACGTTCATCGCCATCGGTACGACCGTCCTGGTCGTCGCGGTGTCCGCGCTCGCCGCCTTCTCCTTCGCCCGGTTCTCCTTCCGCGGCCGGGAGTTCCTGTTCACCCTGTTCACGATGGGGCTGATGTTCCCCTTCGCGGTGGCGGCGCTGCCGCTGTTCCTGCTGCTGCGCTCCCTGGGCCTGCTGGACAACCCGCTGGGCGTGATCCTGCCGCAGGCCGCGTTCGGGCTGCCGATGACCATCATCATCCTGCGCGGCTTCTTCCGGGAGATCCCCGGCGAGCTGGAGGAGGCGGCCACGCTCGACGGGTGCACCCCGCTCGGGTTCTTCTGGCGGGTCCTGCTGCCGATGGCGCGGCCCGCGCTCGGCACCGTCTCCGTGCTCGCCGTCGTCACCAGCTGGAACAACTTCTTCCTTCCGCTGCTGGTGTTCACCGACTCCACGTGGTGGACCATCCCGATCGGCGTCCAGCAGTTCCAGGGCCAGTACTCCGCGGAGTACGCCAGGGTCTTCGCCTATCTCGTCCTGGCCATGGTCCCCGCACTCGCCTTCTACTCGGTCGCCGAGCGTCAGCTCGTCGGCGGCCTCACCGCCGGCGCCACCAAGGGATGA
- a CDS encoding endo-1,4-beta-xylanase — protein MRTTRTRLRLTGAFVALLLAAGVPAAQAGEDRPAPDQPTLAELAQRHGRYFGSATDNPELTDEPYKAILGTEFDMITPGNGMKWYATEPQQGVFDFSQGDEIVNLARANHQRVRGHTLVWHSQLPDWLTSREWTAPELRAVLKKHIQTEVRHYRGKVYAWDVVNEAFNEDGTYRETIFYKTLGPGYIADALRWAHQADPKAKLYLNDYNVEGIGPKSDAYYRLVKELKAQRVPLHGFGLQAHLALQYGYPSTLEDNLRRFSRLGLDTALTEVDVRMYVPADEAKLATQAEWYREMTEACLAVRRCVGITLWDYTDKYSWIPAFFAGEGAALPWDEELRPKPAYFAIREALS, from the coding sequence ATGCGCACCACCCGCACACGGCTCAGACTCACCGGCGCATTCGTCGCCCTGCTCCTGGCCGCCGGCGTCCCGGCGGCCCAGGCCGGTGAGGACCGGCCGGCCCCCGACCAGCCGACCCTCGCCGAACTCGCCCAGCGCCACGGCCGCTACTTCGGCAGCGCCACCGACAACCCCGAGCTCACCGACGAGCCCTACAAGGCGATCCTCGGCACCGAGTTCGACATGATCACCCCCGGCAACGGGATGAAGTGGTACGCCACCGAACCCCAGCAGGGCGTCTTCGACTTCTCCCAGGGCGACGAGATCGTGAACCTCGCCCGCGCCAACCACCAGCGCGTACGCGGCCACACCCTGGTCTGGCACAGCCAGCTCCCGGACTGGCTCACCTCGCGCGAGTGGACGGCCCCCGAGCTGAGGGCCGTACTGAAGAAGCACATCCAGACGGAAGTACGCCACTACCGGGGCAAGGTCTACGCCTGGGACGTCGTCAACGAGGCCTTCAACGAGGACGGCACCTACCGGGAGACGATCTTCTACAAGACCCTCGGCCCGGGCTACATCGCCGACGCCCTGCGCTGGGCCCACCAGGCCGACCCGAAGGCCAAGCTCTACCTCAACGACTACAACGTCGAGGGGATCGGCCCGAAGAGCGACGCCTACTACCGGCTGGTCAAGGAGCTGAAGGCGCAGCGCGTCCCGCTCCACGGCTTCGGCCTGCAGGCCCATCTCGCCCTCCAGTACGGCTATCCGAGCACCCTGGAGGACAACCTCCGCCGCTTCTCCCGGCTGGGCCTGGACACCGCGCTCACCGAGGTGGATGTGCGCATGTACGTGCCCGCCGACGAGGCCAAGCTGGCCACGCAGGCGGAGTGGTACCGGGAGATGACCGAGGCGTGCCTCGCCGTGCGGCGCTGCGTGGGGATCACGCTGTGGGACTACACCGACAAATACTCCTGGATCCCGGCGTTCTTCGCGGGTGAGGGCGCGGCGCTGCCCTGGGACGAGGAACTGCGGCCCAAGCCCGCGTACTTCGCGATCCGGGAGGCGCTCAGCTAG